Part of the Lysobacter enzymogenes genome is shown below.
CGAGCGCACCGGCTGGCGCCCGCGCAGTTGGGCGTTCTACGAGGTCTACGGCCTGTTCCGGCTGTCGGCGATCGCCCAGCAGATCTATTACCGCTATCACCACGGCCAGACCCGCAACCCGGCGTTCAAGCGCTTCTGGCTGTCGGTGAACTACCTGCACTGGCGCTGCCATCGCGCGATCGCGCGCGCGAGGCGCGGCGCATGACGACTACGATCCACCTGATCCGCCACGGCCAGGCCGCGTTCGGCGCCGCCGACTACGATCAACTCAGCGAGCTGGGCCGCGAGCAATCGCGCCTGCTCGGCGCCGCGCTGGCGCCGCTGGCGGGCGAGGGCGACGTAGCGATCTGCGGCGGCATGCGCCGCCATCGCGAGACCGCGGAAGAATGCCTCGCCGCGATGTTCGCCGGCGACGATCCGTCCGCCGCCGCGCAAGCAAGCCCCTCTCCCGCTGGCGGGAGAGGAGTTGGGGCGAGGGCCCCCACCTGCGACGCACGCTGGAACGAATTCGACCACGTCCAGATCCTCGCCCGGCACCGCCCCGAGTACGCCGACCACGAACGCCTGCGCGCCGACCTCAAGACCGAAACCGACCCGCACCGCGCCTTCCAGAGCCTGTTCTCCGCGGCGATGCAGCGCTGGGCCGGCGGCGAATTCGACCACGACTACGACGAAGCCTGGCCCGCGTTCCGCGCGCGCTGCGTGGCCGCGGTGCAGGCCGCGGCCGCCGCCGCCGCCGGCGCGCGCAACGTCTGGGTGTTCACCTCCGGCGGCCCGATCGCGGCGATCGCCCAGCACCTGCTCGACGCGCCCGACGCGCAGGCGCTGCGCCTGAGCTGGACCCTGGTCAACGCCAGCCACACCCAGGTGCACGTCGCCCGCGGCGGCTTGCGCCTGTCCACCTTCAACGGCCACGCGCACCTGTATCCGCGCGACGGCCTGATCACCTACCGCTGAGGCCCACCGACATGCGCAAGCGCATCCTCATCACCGGCGCCAGTTCGGGCCTGGGCCGCGGCATGGCCCGCGAGTTCGCCCGCGCCGGCCGCGACCTCGCGCTGTGCGCGCGCCGGATCGACCGGCTCGACGCGCTCAAGGCCGAACTCGAAGCCGAGCACCCGGGCATCCGCGTCGCCGTGCGCAGCCTCGACGTCACCGACCACGACGCGGTGTTCCGCGTATTCGGCGAACTGCGCGACGAACTCGGCGGCCTCGACCGGGTCGTGGTTAACGCCGGCATCGGCCAGGGCGCGCCGGTCGGCAAGGGCCAGTTCGCCTTGAACCGCGCCATCGTCGAAACCAACTTCCTCGCCGCGCTGGCGCAGTGCGAAGCGGCGATGGAGATCTTTCGCGCCGCCGGCCAGGGCCATCTGGTGCTGATTTCCTCGATGAGCGCGATGCGCGGCCTGCGCGGCGGCCTGACCGCTTACGCCGCCAGCAAGGCCGGCGTGGCCGCGCTGGCCGAAGGCATCCGCACCGACATGCTGCGCAAGCCCTCGATCCGGGTCAGCACGATCTTTCCCGGCTACATCCGCACCGAAATGAACGACGGCGCGCCGGCGTCGCACACGCCCTTCATCATCGACGAGGCGACCGGCTGCCGTTTGCTCGCGCGCGCGATCGAAGGCGAAAAGAACAAGGCCTACGTGCCGTGGTGGCCGTGGGCGGCGGTGGGCTGGTGGATGAAGCGCGCGCCGCTGGCTTGGGTGGCCAAGCTCAACTGAATCTCGGCTTGCGTCGTAGGTGCGGCGACGCGGTCGCGGCTTGCGCCGCTACAGGAACAAACGAAGCCGGCCGCAATCCCTGTAGGAGCGGCGCAAGCCGCGACCGCACCACCGCAACTACGACCTATCATCCCGCGCGCCGGCAGCGCCGAAAGCCGCGATGAACCCCGAGGCAAGGCCGATCCACGAAAGACCGAGACGATTCCACCGCCGCCTCAGTCCCGCGCCGCCTTGCCGCTATCGCAGCACTCCGCCGCCAGATCCTGCAGGATCGGACAATCCGGCCGCTCGTCGCCGTGGCACTGGCGCGCCAGCTCCTCCAGCGTGCGCTGCATCGTCTGCATCTCGCGCACTTTCTCGGCCAGTTCCGCGGCGTGGTCCAGCGCCAGCCGCTTGACCTCGGCGCTCTCGCGCGAGCGGTTGTCCCACAGCCCCAGCAGGGTCTCGATCTGCTTGATCGAAAAACCCAGCGAGCGCGAGCGCTTGATGAAACGCAGCCGGTGCAGGTCGGCGTCGCTGTAGAGGCGGTAGCCGGCGACGCTGCGCCCGGCTTCGGGAATCAGGCGGATGCTCTCGTAGTGGCGGATCATCTTCGCGCTGACCCCGCTGAGCTGCGCGGCCTCGCCGATGTTGTGCAGGCCTTCGGCCTTGGCCTGGGCCAGTTCGGGCGCGGACAGGTGGCGGTTCATCGGTTGCGGACTCCTCAACGAAAACGGGCGCGCGGCGGCGTTCATGCCGACGGCTTCCAGCGGCGCAGCAGCAAGGTGTTGGCGAGCACGCTGACGCTGGAGAACGCCATCGCCGCGGCGGCGAACACCGGGTCGAGCAGGCCGAACGCGGCCAGCGGAATGCCGACGACGTTGTAGCCGAAGGCCCAGAACAGATTTTGGCGGATCTTGCGGGTGGTGCGACGGGAAATGGCGATGGCGTCGGCGACCAGCGCCGGTTCGGCGCGCATCAGGGTGATGCCGGCGGCCTGCATCGCCACGTCGGTGCCGCTGCCCATGGCGATGCCGACGTCGGCCGCGGCCAGCGCCGGCGCGTCGTTGACGCCGTCGCCGACCATCGCCACCGCGCCGCCTTTGGCGAGGTCGGTGACGGCCGCGGCTTTCTGTTCCGGCAGCACGTCGGAACGCACGTCGTCGATGCCGAGCTGCTGCGCGACCGCGTTGGCGGCGCCGGCGTGGTCGCCGGAGATCATCGCCGTGCGCAGGCCCAGCGCGTGCAGCCGCGCGATCGCCGCGCGCGCGCCGGGACGCGGCGCGTCGCGGAACGCGAGCAAGCCGAGCACCTGCGGCGCGGCGCCAAGGCGCTCGCGCGCGAGCCACGAGACGCTGTGGCCGCGGTCGGCCAGGTCGCGCGCCTGCGCGCGCAAGCCGCCGAGTTCGGCGCCGGCTTCTTCGAGCATGCGGGTGCTGCCGAGCGCCAGCGCTTCGCCGGCGACCACGCCGCGCACGCCGCGGCCCGGCACCGCGCGCAGTTGCGCGGCCTGGGCGACGGCGACGCGTTCGCTGGCCGCGGCGTTCAGCACCGCCCGCGCCAGCGGATGTTCGCTGCCCGATTGCAGCGCCGCCGCGCGCGTCAGCAGCGCGTTGCGGTCGCCGTCGGCGGCGATCCATTCGGCCAGCACCGGCTTGCCTTCGGTCAGGGTGCCGGTCTTGTCGAACGCGACGATGCCGATGCGGTGCGCGCTTTCCAGCGCTTCGGCGTCCTTGATCAGGATGCCGTGGCGCGCGGCGACGCCGGTGCCGGCCATGATCGCGGTCGGCGTGGCCAGGCCCAGCGCGCACGGGCAGGCGATCACCAGCACCGCGACCGCGTGCAGCAGCGCCTGGCTCCAGTCGCCGCTGTACGCGCCCCAGCCGATCAGGGTCAGCACGGCCAGCGCGATCACCACCGGCACGAACACCGCGCTGACCCGGTCGACCAGGCGCTGGATCGGCGCTTTCTTGGCCTGCGCGTCCTCGACCATGCGGATGATCCGCGCCAGCGCGCTTTCCGCGCCGACCGCCAGGGTTTCCACCACGATCCGGCCTTCGCCGTTGACCGCGCCGCCGGTGACCTTGTCGCCTTCGCCGCGCGCGACCGGCAGCGATTCGCCGGTGATCAGCGATTCGTCGGCATGGGTGCGGCCTTCGACGATGCGGCCGTCGGCGGCGATGCGTTCGCCGGGCAGGACCACGACGCGGTCGCCGACCTGCAGCTGGGCGATCGCGATCTCGCGTTCGACCCCGTCCTTGAGCACCCGCGCGCGCGCCGGCCGCAGCGCCTGCAAGGCGCGGATCGCCGCGGTGGTCTGGCGCTTGGCCCGCGCTTCCAGCCACTTGCCGAGCAGGATCAGGGTGACGATCGCGGCCGAGGTCTCGAAGTACAGCGCCATCGTTTCGCCGCGCAGCAGGTGGTACAGGCTCAGGCCGTAACCGGCGCTGGTGCCGAGCGCGACCAGCAGGTCCATGTTGCCGCTGCCGGCGCGCAGCGCGGCCCAGCCGGCGCGGTAGAAGCGCGCGCCGAGCCAGAACTGCACCGGCGTGGCCAGGGCGAACTGGACCCAGCCCGGCAGCATCCAGTGTTCGCCGAACAGCAGGCCGAGCATCGGCGCGACCAGGGGCAGGGTCAGCGCCGCGGCCAGCAGCAGATGGTGGGTCTGGCGGCGAAGCGCCGCCTGGGCCTGGGCTTCGCGCGCATCGATGTGGCCGGCGGGGGCGGGATCGGCCGCGCCGACGGCCTCGTGCGCGGGCGCGCCGCCGCCGGAGCCGTCGCCCGGGCCGTCGCCGCCCGGCAGGCGGGCCTGATAGCCGGCGCGGGCGACCGCCTCGATCAGCGCGGCCGGCTCGACCGAACCCAGCGCCTCGACCCGGGCGCGCTCGGTGGCCAGATTGACCGTGGCCGCGAGCACCCCGGGCACCGCACGCAGCGCCTTCTCGATCCGGCCCACGCAGGAGCCGCAGGTCATCCCGCTCACGTCCAGGGTGGTTTCGCGCGCCGGCACGGCGTAGCCGGCGGCGCGCACCGCGGCGACCAGCTCGGCCGGGCTGAGCGACGGCTCGTAGGCGACCTCGGCGCTCTCGGTGGCCAGGTTGACCGTGGCCTCGGCGACCCCGGGCAGGGCGCGCAAGGCCTTTTCGATCCGGCCCACGCAGGAGCCGCAGGTCATGCCGGCCACCTCGAAACGCAGGCGTTGCAGGGCGGGGTTGGGTACGGCGGTAGCGCTCATGGGGGACTCCCGATTGGCTCGATGCCGCACAGGCTGGGGGTTCCCATGATAGTAAGGTCAAGGTTGGCCGCGGCGGGTGAGACCGGGCCGGTGAATCGTTCAGTCGCACCCGCTGAGACGCGCCGCCGCCAGGCTGGCCGATGCCACAATCGCCCCCATCTCGGGACTCTCCCCGCATCGCCGCCGCCGGCAGGCCGCCGCTCATGCCGCTAGACGACTTCCATCCCGCCGTCGCCGCCTGGTTCCGCGGCGCGTTTCCGGCGCCGACCCGGGCGCAGGAACTGGCCTGGCCGAACATCCGCGCCGGGCGCAACACCCTGGTCGCCGCACCGACCGGTTCGGGCAAGACCCTGACCGCGTTCCTGGCCGCGATCGACGCGCTGGTGCGCGAAGGGCTCGAACACGGCCTGGGCGACGAAACCCAGGTGGTCTACGTCTCGCCGCTGAAGGCGCTGTCCAACGACATCCATCTGAACCTGGAAGCGCCGCTGGCCGGCATCGCCGAACAGTTGCGGCGAATGGGGCTGGCCGACCCGGGCATCCGCACCGCGGTGCGCACCGGCGACACCCCGGCCGGCGAGCGCACGGCGATGCGCAAGCGCCCGCCGCACATCCTGGTGACCACGCCCGAATCGCTGTACGTGCTGCTCGGCTCCGAATCGGGGCGGGCGATGCTGGCGACGGTGCGTTCGGTCATCGTCGACGAAATCCACGCGGTCGCCGACGACAAGCGCGGCAGCCACCTCAGCCTCAGCCTGGAGCGTTTGCGCGAACTGTGCGCGGCGCCGCCGGTGCGGATCGGCCTGTCGGCGACGCAGAAGCCGATCTACGCGGTCGCGCGCTTCCTGGTCGGCAGCGACGCGGTCGCCGCCGACGGCACGCCCGACTGCGCCATCGTCGACATCGGTTACGACAAACGCCGCGATCTGGCTCTGGAGCTGCCCGGCTCGCCGCTGAGCGCGGTGATGTCGCACGACCAGTGGGACGAGGTCTATGCGCGTCTGGCCGAACTGGTCGAGCAGCACCGCACGACCTTGGTGTTCGTCAACACCCGGCGCATGGCCGAGCGCGCGGCCAAACATCTGGCCGACAAGCTCGGCAAGGACGCGGTCGCCGCGCACCACGGCAGCCTGTCGCGCGAGCTGCGCCTGGACGCCGAACAGCGGCTCAAGCGCGGGCAACTGCGGGTGCTGGTGGCGACCGCGTCGCTGGAACTGGGCATCGACATCGGCGATGTCGATCTGGTCTGCCAACTCGGTTCGCCGCGCGCGATCGCCGCGTTCCTGCAACGCGTCGGCCGCGCCGGCCATCACGTCGGCGGCGTGCCCAAGGGCCGGCTGTTCCCGTCCACGCGCGAGGATCTGGTCGAATGCGCGGCGCTGCTCGACAGCGTGCGCCGCGGCGAACTCGACGCGCTGCGCATCCCGCCGGCGCCGCTGGACGTGCTGGCCCAGCAGATCGTCGCCGAGGCGGCGATGCGCGACTGCGGCGAGGACGAACTGTTCGCCTGCGTGCGCCGCGCCTGGCCTTACGCGCAACTCGAACGCAAGCAATTCGACGAGATCGTGCGCATGCTCGGCGACGGCTTCACCACCCGGCGCGGGCCGCGCGCGGCGTACCTGCATCGCGACGCGGTGAACAAGCGGCTGCGCGCCCGGCGCGGCGCGCGCATGACCGCGGTGATGTCGGGCGGCACCATTCCCGACACCGGCGACTACGCGGTGGTGCTGGAGCCCGAGGCGCAGATCATCGGCAGCGTCAACGAGGATTTCGCGGTCGAAAGCCTCGGCGGCGACGTGTTCCAGCTCGGCAACGCCAGCTACCGCATCCTGCGGGTGGAGCCGGGCAAGGTGCGGGTCGAGGACGCGCAAGGCCAGCCGCCGAACATCCCGTTCTGGCTCGGCGAAGCGCCGGGACGCACGGACGAACTCTCGCACAGCGTCTCGCGCCTGCGCGCGGCCGCGGACGCGGCGTTCGCGCGCGCCGCCGACAGCGCCGGCGCGGCGCGCCTGCTCGCCGACGAGTTCGCGCTGGATTCCGCCAGCGCGCTGCAACTGGCCGATTATCTCGGCCGCACCCGCCATGCGCTGGGCTTGGTGCCGACCCAGGAAACCCTGGTGTTCGAACGTTTCTTCGACGAATCCGGCGGCACCCAGCTGGTCATCCATTCGCCCTACGGCAGCCGCATCAACAAGGCCTGGGGGCTGGCGCTGCGCAAGCGCTTCTGCCGCAAGTTCAACTTCGAACTGCAGGCGGCCGCGACCGAGGACGCGATCGTGCTGTCGCTGTCGACCAGCCACAGCTTCCCGCTCGAAGACGTGGCGCGCTACCTGCATTCGGCCTCGGCGCTGGACGTGCTGACCCAGGCCTTGCTCGACGCGCCGCTGTTCGGCGCGCGCTGGCGCTGGGTCGCGACCACCGCGCTGGCGTTGCCGCGCTTCGTCGGCGGCAAGAAGGTCGCGCCGCAGTTGCAGCGGATGAAAAGCGAGGATCTGCTGGCGACCGTGTTTCCCGATCAGGTCGCCTGCGCCGAGAATCTGGCCGGCGAGCGCGAGGTGCCCGATCATCCGCTGGTCGCGCAGACCTTGCACGATTGCCTTTACGAAGCGATGGACAGCGAAGGCTGGCTGCGCATGCTGCGGCGGCTGGAGGCCGGCGAGATCCGCGTGCTCGGCCGCGACGTCACCGGCCCGTCGCCGATCGCCGCCGAAGCGCTCAGCGCCAAGCCTTACGCCTTCCTCGACGATGCGCCGATCGAAGAACGCCGCACCCAGGCGGTGATGGCACGGCGCCACGGCGATGCCGACAGCGCCGACGATCTGGGCCGGCTCGACCCGCAGGCGATCGCGGCGGTGCGCGAGGAAGCTTGGCCGGAAGTGCGCGACGCCGACGAAATGCACGAAGCGCTGATGGGCCTGGGTTTCGTCGCTGTGGGCGAGGCGCAAGCGCATGCCTGGGACGGTTGGTTGCAGGCGCTGGCCGAAGCCGGACGCGCCACCGCGCTGCGCCTGCGCGAAGGCGATGCGGCGCCTGCGTGGTGGGTCGCGACCGAAAACCTGCCGCAAGCGCGGGCGTTGTTCCCGCAAGCGCAGGCGCAGCCGGCGGTGACGGTGCCGGCGGAGTACGCGCAGGCGCAATGGAGCGAAGAAGCCGCGCTGATCGACGTGCTGCGCTCGCGCCTGACCGCGCTCGGCCCGACCACGGCCGCGGTCCTCGCCGCCGACGCGCAGCGCGAACCGGGCGAAGTGGAACTAGCCCTGCTGCGCCTGGAGTCCGAAGGCTACGTCATGCGCGGCCGTTTCGAACCCGACAGCCTGCTCGGCGGCGACGAACAATGGTGCGAGCGCCATCTGCTCGCGCGCATCCACCGCTACACGGTCGGGCGCCTGCGCCGCGAGATCGAACCGGTGGCGCCGCGCGACTACGCGCGTTTCCTGTTCGACTGGCAGAAGCTCGCGCGCCCCGCGCGCATGAGCGGGCCGCAGGCGCTGCGCGCGGTGCTCGAACAGCTCGAAGGCTTCGAAGCGCCGGCCTCGGTGTGGGAGAGCGAACTGCTGCCGGCGCGCATCGGCGACTACGAATCCGGCTGGCTCGACGAACTGTGCGCGGCCGGTCGGGTGACCTGGGCGCGGCTGCGCCCGCACAACCTCGCCGCCGGCGCCGAGCCGGCGCCGCCGCAGGGCGTGCCGAGCGTGCGCCAGACCCCGATCGTGCTGCTGCCGCGGCGCGCGCTGGCGGATTGGCAATGGGCCGCGGGCCGCAACGCCGATCCCGCGCCGGTGTCCTCGCGCGCGCAACGCGTGCTCGACGCGCTGGCCGCGCGCGGCGCCTCGTTCTTCGACGAACTCGAACGCTCCGCGCACCTGCTGCGCACCGAACTGGAGGAAGCGCTCGGCGAACTGGTGGTGCGCGGCCGCATCACCTGCGACAGCTACGCCGGCCTGCGCGCGCTGCTGGTGCCGCCGTCCAAGCGCGCCAGCAGCCACGGCCAGCGCCGCCGCCGGGCGATGCTGACCGACCTGCAGGACGCCGGGCGCTGGTCGCTGACGCGGCCGGAGCAAGCGCCCACGCCAGCCGGCGCGGCGCAAACCGACGCTGCGCAGGCGGCCGAATCGCTCGAACACATCGCCTGGCGCCTGCTGGAACGCTACGGCGTGGTGTTCTGGCGGCTGATCCAGCGCGAGGCGGCGTGGCTGCCGCCGTGGCGCGACCTGTTGCGGGTCTATCGGCGCCTG
Proteins encoded:
- a CDS encoding DEAD/DEAH box helicase — encoded protein: MPLDDFHPAVAAWFRGAFPAPTRAQELAWPNIRAGRNTLVAAPTGSGKTLTAFLAAIDALVREGLEHGLGDETQVVYVSPLKALSNDIHLNLEAPLAGIAEQLRRMGLADPGIRTAVRTGDTPAGERTAMRKRPPHILVTTPESLYVLLGSESGRAMLATVRSVIVDEIHAVADDKRGSHLSLSLERLRELCAAPPVRIGLSATQKPIYAVARFLVGSDAVAADGTPDCAIVDIGYDKRRDLALELPGSPLSAVMSHDQWDEVYARLAELVEQHRTTLVFVNTRRMAERAAKHLADKLGKDAVAAHHGSLSRELRLDAEQRLKRGQLRVLVATASLELGIDIGDVDLVCQLGSPRAIAAFLQRVGRAGHHVGGVPKGRLFPSTREDLVECAALLDSVRRGELDALRIPPAPLDVLAQQIVAEAAMRDCGEDELFACVRRAWPYAQLERKQFDEIVRMLGDGFTTRRGPRAAYLHRDAVNKRLRARRGARMTAVMSGGTIPDTGDYAVVLEPEAQIIGSVNEDFAVESLGGDVFQLGNASYRILRVEPGKVRVEDAQGQPPNIPFWLGEAPGRTDELSHSVSRLRAAADAAFARAADSAGAARLLADEFALDSASALQLADYLGRTRHALGLVPTQETLVFERFFDESGGTQLVIHSPYGSRINKAWGLALRKRFCRKFNFELQAAATEDAIVLSLSTSHSFPLEDVARYLHSASALDVLTQALLDAPLFGARWRWVATTALALPRFVGGKKVAPQLQRMKSEDLLATVFPDQVACAENLAGEREVPDHPLVAQTLHDCLYEAMDSEGWLRMLRRLEAGEIRVLGRDVTGPSPIAAEALSAKPYAFLDDAPIEERRTQAVMARRHGDADSADDLGRLDPQAIAAVREEAWPEVRDADEMHEALMGLGFVAVGEAQAHAWDGWLQALAEAGRATALRLREGDAAPAWWVATENLPQARALFPQAQAQPAVTVPAEYAQAQWSEEAALIDVLRSRLTALGPTTAAVLAADAQREPGEVELALLRLESEGYVMRGRFEPDSLLGGDEQWCERHLLARIHRYTVGRLRREIEPVAPRDYARFLFDWQKLARPARMSGPQALRAVLEQLEGFEAPASVWESELLPARIGDYESGWLDELCAAGRVTWARLRPHNLAAGAEPAPPQGVPSVRQTPIVLLPRRALADWQWAAGRNADPAPVSSRAQRVLDALAARGASFFDELERSAHLLRTELEEALGELVVRGRITCDSYAGLRALLVPPSKRASSHGQRRRRAMLTDLQDAGRWSLTRPEQAPTPAGAAQTDAAQAAESLEHIAWRLLERYGVVFWRLIQREAAWLPPWRDLLRVYRRLEARGEIRGGRFVSGMAGEQYALPDAVAALRQVRQREHDGEVLCVSAADPLNLTGSVLAGAKVPRIPGARIAFRDGVAVASLLAGQVEWIETLPADAQREVQRLLLRRPDSVAAAADSRIDEVMRNLGLGAR
- a CDS encoding heavy metal translocating P-type ATPase, with amino-acid sequence MSATAVPNPALQRLRFEVAGMTCGSCVGRIEKALRALPGVAEATVNLATESAEVAYEPSLSPAELVAAVRAAGYAVPARETTLDVSGMTCGSCVGRIEKALRAVPGVLAATVNLATERARVEALGSVEPAALIEAVARAGYQARLPGGDGPGDGSGGGAPAHEAVGAADPAPAGHIDAREAQAQAALRRQTHHLLLAAALTLPLVAPMLGLLFGEHWMLPGWVQFALATPVQFWLGARFYRAGWAALRAGSGNMDLLVALGTSAGYGLSLYHLLRGETMALYFETSAAIVTLILLGKWLEARAKRQTTAAIRALQALRPARARVLKDGVEREIAIAQLQVGDRVVVLPGERIAADGRIVEGRTHADESLITGESLPVARGEGDKVTGGAVNGEGRIVVETLAVGAESALARIIRMVEDAQAKKAPIQRLVDRVSAVFVPVVIALAVLTLIGWGAYSGDWSQALLHAVAVLVIACPCALGLATPTAIMAGTGVAARHGILIKDAEALESAHRIGIVAFDKTGTLTEGKPVLAEWIAADGDRNALLTRAAALQSGSEHPLARAVLNAAASERVAVAQAAQLRAVPGRGVRGVVAGEALALGSTRMLEEAGAELGGLRAQARDLADRGHSVSWLARERLGAAPQVLGLLAFRDAPRPGARAAIARLHALGLRTAMISGDHAGAANAVAQQLGIDDVRSDVLPEQKAAAVTDLAKGGAVAMVGDGVNDAPALAAADVGIAMGSGTDVAMQAAGITLMRAEPALVADAIAISRRTTRKIRQNLFWAFGYNVVGIPLAAFGLLDPVFAAAAMAFSSVSVLANTLLLRRWKPSA
- a CDS encoding SDR family oxidoreductase, which translates into the protein MRKRILITGASSGLGRGMAREFARAGRDLALCARRIDRLDALKAELEAEHPGIRVAVRSLDVTDHDAVFRVFGELRDELGGLDRVVVNAGIGQGAPVGKGQFALNRAIVETNFLAALAQCEAAMEIFRAAGQGHLVLISSMSAMRGLRGGLTAYAASKAGVAALAEGIRTDMLRKPSIRVSTIFPGYIRTEMNDGAPASHTPFIIDEATGCRLLARAIEGEKNKAYVPWWPWAAVGWWMKRAPLAWVAKLN
- the cueR gene encoding Cu(I)-responsive transcriptional regulator translates to MNRHLSAPELAQAKAEGLHNIGEAAQLSGVSAKMIRHYESIRLIPEAGRSVAGYRLYSDADLHRLRFIKRSRSLGFSIKQIETLLGLWDNRSRESAEVKRLALDHAAELAEKVREMQTMQRTLEELARQCHGDERPDCPILQDLAAECCDSGKAARD
- a CDS encoding histidine phosphatase family protein, translating into MTTTIHLIRHGQAAFGAADYDQLSELGREQSRLLGAALAPLAGEGDVAICGGMRRHRETAEECLAAMFAGDDPSAAAQASPSPAGGRGVGARAPTCDARWNEFDHVQILARHRPEYADHERLRADLKTETDPHRAFQSLFSAAMQRWAGGEFDHDYDEAWPAFRARCVAAVQAAAAAAAGARNVWVFTSGGPIAAIAQHLLDAPDAQALRLSWTLVNASHTQVHVARGGLRLSTFNGHAHLYPRDGLITYR